One part of the Microlunatus elymi genome encodes these proteins:
- a CDS encoding nitroreductase family deazaflavin-dependent oxidoreductase codes for MPGPQDFNTRNIEEFRRRGGHVGGPFEGAPLILLHHRGRRSNREFVAPVMYLAADTDPDNVIYVFASKGGAPTNPDWYDNLVAAGATIVERGTETYPVAVQEITGEQRDAIYAEQAERYPGFAEYEKKTAGIRTIPVLQLTRR; via the coding sequence ATGCCAGGACCGCAGGACTTCAACACGCGCAACATCGAGGAATTTCGCCGCCGCGGCGGCCACGTCGGTGGACCGTTTGAAGGTGCGCCGCTGATCTTGCTGCACCACCGCGGACGCAGGAGCAACCGGGAGTTCGTGGCCCCGGTGATGTATCTCGCCGCCGACACCGATCCCGACAACGTCATCTACGTGTTCGCGTCCAAGGGCGGCGCACCGACCAACCCGGATTGGTACGACAACCTGGTCGCCGCCGGTGCCACGATCGTCGAACGGGGCACCGAGACCTATCCGGTCGCCGTGCAGGAGATCACCGGCGAGCAGCGGGACGCCATCTACGCCGAGCAGGCCGAGCGCTATCCCGGCTTCGCCGAGTACGAGAAGAAGACCGCCGGCATCCGTACCATTCCGGTGTTGCAATTGACCCGGCGCTGA